One Microplitis mediator isolate UGA2020A chromosome 3, iyMicMedi2.1, whole genome shotgun sequence DNA segment encodes these proteins:
- the LOC130666045 gene encoding zinc finger CCHC domain-containing protein 24-like isoform X1 has translation MAACHPRPLQHLQIHDGTISNVQTVGNINHHQTHNQNHQNIPAHYSPHLLNWVYLAIADQNHHSDQSKILPTIWGNFPTASQHHSYMQKSSLSPGSIPLGSSIVDSIGDLAEHFNELGLLDKKPTKRPPSTYLCHLCFRKGHYIKDCPQARPKGEGLTPYQGKKRCFGEYKCSKCKRKWMSGNSWANMGQECIKCHINVYPHKQVSLGSTSMLLSTTSPSHAFNSLLRYRPLEKPDGLDVSDQSKVHPQHLCEKCKTLGYYCRRDQ, from the exons atGGCAGCCTGTCATCCGCGTCCACTTCAGCATCTTCAAATACACGATGGTACTATTAGTAATGTCCAAACAGTTGGAAATATCAATCATCATCAAACCCATAATCAAAATCATCAAAATATACCGGCACATTATTCTCCACATCTTTTAAATTGGGTTTATCTCGCTATCGCCGATCAAAACCATCATTCTGATCAG AGCAAAATATTGCCGACGATATGGGGAAATTTTCCGACAGCATCTCAGCACCACAGTTACAtgcaaaaaagttcattaagcCCCGGATCAATTCCTCTTGGAAGCAGCATAGTCGACAGTATCGGAGATCTCGCTGAACATTTTAACGAACTAGGATTACTAGATAAAAAACCAACAAAGAGGCCTCCCTCGACTTATTTATGTCACTTGTGCTTCAGAAAAGGGCATTACATCAAAGACTGCCCTCAA gcGAGACCAAAAGGTGAAGGGCTAACGCCATATCAAGGAAAGAAACGTTGCTTCGGTGAATACAAATGTTCAAAATGTAAACGTAAATGGATGTCGGGGAATAGTTGGGCTAACATGGGCCAAGAATGTATCAAGTGCCACATTAACGTCTACCCCCATAAGCAGGTGAGTCTGGGGTCAACATCGATGTTGTTATCGACTACATCCCCGTCTCACGCGTTCAACTCCTTACTTCGTTAC AGACCTCTGGAAAAACCCGACGGTTTGGACGTTTCTGACCAATCGAAGGTTCACCCGCAACATCTCTGTGAGAAGTGTAAGACACTCGGCTATTATTGTCGACGAGATCAAtaa
- the LOC130666045 gene encoding zinc finger CCHC domain-containing protein 24-like isoform X2 translates to MAACHPRPLQHLQIHDGTISNVQTVGNINHHQTHNQNHQNIPAHYSPHLLNWVYLAIADQNHHSDQSKILPTIWGNFPTASQHHSYMQKSSLSPGSIPLGSSIVDSIGDLAEHFNELGLLDKKPTKRPPSTYLCHLCFRKGHYIKDCPQARPKGEGLTPYQGKKRCFGEYKCSKCKRKWMSGNSWANMGQECIKCHINVYPHKQRPLEKPDGLDVSDQSKVHPQHLCEKCKTLGYYCRRDQ, encoded by the exons atGGCAGCCTGTCATCCGCGTCCACTTCAGCATCTTCAAATACACGATGGTACTATTAGTAATGTCCAAACAGTTGGAAATATCAATCATCATCAAACCCATAATCAAAATCATCAAAATATACCGGCACATTATTCTCCACATCTTTTAAATTGGGTTTATCTCGCTATCGCCGATCAAAACCATCATTCTGATCAG AGCAAAATATTGCCGACGATATGGGGAAATTTTCCGACAGCATCTCAGCACCACAGTTACAtgcaaaaaagttcattaagcCCCGGATCAATTCCTCTTGGAAGCAGCATAGTCGACAGTATCGGAGATCTCGCTGAACATTTTAACGAACTAGGATTACTAGATAAAAAACCAACAAAGAGGCCTCCCTCGACTTATTTATGTCACTTGTGCTTCAGAAAAGGGCATTACATCAAAGACTGCCCTCAA gcGAGACCAAAAGGTGAAGGGCTAACGCCATATCAAGGAAAGAAACGTTGCTTCGGTGAATACAAATGTTCAAAATGTAAACGTAAATGGATGTCGGGGAATAGTTGGGCTAACATGGGCCAAGAATGTATCAAGTGCCACATTAACGTCTACCCCCATAAGCAG AGACCTCTGGAAAAACCCGACGGTTTGGACGTTTCTGACCAATCGAAGGTTCACCCGCAACATCTCTGTGAGAAGTGTAAGACACTCGGCTATTATTGTCGACGAGATCAAtaa
- the LOC130666041 gene encoding cyclin-dependent kinase-like 2 isoform X2 produces MDKYENIEVKLRHDNLVNMIEVFRRRKRFYLVFEYLDHTVLDELEASTNGLGPQVSKRYIFQVLRGLNFCHGNHIMHRDVKPENVLVSPNGVIKLCDFGFARFISAPNESCTDYVATRWYRAPELLIGDSKYGKAVDVWAVGCLYAEMVTGDPLFPGNSDVDQLYRITKVLGGLCSKHQLILNKNGAPSKQYRKINLSEESDIRSLKNIFPTWSSVSIDFLSQSLRMDPEIRPSCAQLLQHTLFTQDNFTEKFLMELQINIARENSKNLLHKRFERRFTNNEETPRSYESAGRWRMHLIKEMGCLENTDPLNKESRKQKPKSQPHSLYPASISFTNSYLNKFDKPKKNFSLPALPYLQPKNHKRDKEQRTQ; encoded by the exons atggaCAAATATGAAAACATTGAAGTG aaATTGCGGCATGACAACTTAGTAAATATGATTGAAGTATTTCGTCGCCGAAAAAGGTTTTATCtagtatttgaatatttggATCACACTGTCTTGGATGAACTAGAGGCATCAACAAACGGATTAGGTCCACAAGTATCAAAACGTTACATATTCCAAGTACTCCGTGGATTGAATTTTTGCCACGGAAATCAC ATAATGCATCGAGATGTGAAACCTGAAAATGTTTTGGTTTCACCAAATGGCGTCATCAAGTTGTGCGATTTTGGTTTCGCGAGATTTATATCCGCGCCAAATGAGAGTTGCACTGATTATGTTGCGACAAGATGGTACCGGGCACCGGAATTATTAATTGGGGATTCGAAATACGGAAAAGCTGTTGATGTTTGGGCTGTCGGGTGTCTTTATGCTGAAATGGTCACGGGAGATCCACTTTTTCCTGGGAACAGTGACGTCGATCAGCTTTACCGAATTACTAAAGTACTCG gtgGATTATGTAGCAAGCATCAAttaatactaaataaaaatggtGCACCGTCAAAGCAGTaccgtaaaataaatttatcggaGGAATCAGACATAAGATccctgaaaaatatttttccgaCTTGGAGTTCAGTTTCCATAGATTTCTTATCTCAATCCTTAAGAATGGACCCCGAAATAAGGCCCAGTTGTGCGCAATTACTGCAGCACACGCTTTTCACTCAGGATaattttacagaaaaatttttaatggagCTGCAAATAAATATCGCGcgagaaaattctaaaaatttattgcacaAAAGATTTGAACGCAGGTTTACCAATAATGAGGAGACTCCGCGTTCTTACGAAAGTGCTGGAAG gtggcgaatgcatttgatcaaagaaatggGCTGTCTCGAAAACACCGACCCCCTAAATAAAGAATCACGCAAACAAAAACCAAAATCTCAGCCCCATTCTCTATACCCCGCGTCTATTTCCTTTACAAATTCGTACCTAAATAAATTCGacaaaccgaaaaaaaatttttcgttaccTGCGTTGCCGTATTTGCAGCCGAAGAACCACAAGCGAGATAAAGAACAAAGAACTCAAtga
- the LOC130666041 gene encoding cyclin-dependent kinase-like 4 isoform X1 — translation MDKYENIEVVGEGSYGIVIKCRHRETGQIVAIKKFLETEEDIHVRKMAFREIRMLKKLRHDNLVNMIEVFRRRKRFYLVFEYLDHTVLDELEASTNGLGPQVSKRYIFQVLRGLNFCHGNHIMHRDVKPENVLVSPNGVIKLCDFGFARFISAPNESCTDYVATRWYRAPELLIGDSKYGKAVDVWAVGCLYAEMVTGDPLFPGNSDVDQLYRITKVLGGLCSKHQLILNKNGAPSKQYRKINLSEESDIRSLKNIFPTWSSVSIDFLSQSLRMDPEIRPSCAQLLQHTLFTQDNFTEKFLMELQINIARENSKNLLHKRFERRFTNNEETPRSYESAGRWRMHLIKEMGCLENTDPLNKESRKQKPKSQPHSLYPASISFTNSYLNKFDKPKKNFSLPALPYLQPKNHKRDKEQRTQ, via the exons atggaCAAATATGAAAACATTGAAGTGGTAGGTGAAGGCAGTTATGGAATTGTTATCAAGTGTCGTCATCGTGAAACAGGACAAATAGtcgctattaaaaaatttcttgaaacgGAGGAGGATATTCATGTTAGAAAAATGGCCTTTCGTGAAATTCGGATgctaaaa aaATTGCGGCATGACAACTTAGTAAATATGATTGAAGTATTTCGTCGCCGAAAAAGGTTTTATCtagtatttgaatatttggATCACACTGTCTTGGATGAACTAGAGGCATCAACAAACGGATTAGGTCCACAAGTATCAAAACGTTACATATTCCAAGTACTCCGTGGATTGAATTTTTGCCACGGAAATCAC ATAATGCATCGAGATGTGAAACCTGAAAATGTTTTGGTTTCACCAAATGGCGTCATCAAGTTGTGCGATTTTGGTTTCGCGAGATTTATATCCGCGCCAAATGAGAGTTGCACTGATTATGTTGCGACAAGATGGTACCGGGCACCGGAATTATTAATTGGGGATTCGAAATACGGAAAAGCTGTTGATGTTTGGGCTGTCGGGTGTCTTTATGCTGAAATGGTCACGGGAGATCCACTTTTTCCTGGGAACAGTGACGTCGATCAGCTTTACCGAATTACTAAAGTACTCG gtgGATTATGTAGCAAGCATCAAttaatactaaataaaaatggtGCACCGTCAAAGCAGTaccgtaaaataaatttatcggaGGAATCAGACATAAGATccctgaaaaatatttttccgaCTTGGAGTTCAGTTTCCATAGATTTCTTATCTCAATCCTTAAGAATGGACCCCGAAATAAGGCCCAGTTGTGCGCAATTACTGCAGCACACGCTTTTCACTCAGGATaattttacagaaaaatttttaatggagCTGCAAATAAATATCGCGcgagaaaattctaaaaatttattgcacaAAAGATTTGAACGCAGGTTTACCAATAATGAGGAGACTCCGCGTTCTTACGAAAGTGCTGGAAG gtggcgaatgcatttgatcaaagaaatggGCTGTCTCGAAAACACCGACCCCCTAAATAAAGAATCACGCAAACAAAAACCAAAATCTCAGCCCCATTCTCTATACCCCGCGTCTATTTCCTTTACAAATTCGTACCTAAATAAATTCGacaaaccgaaaaaaaatttttcgttaccTGCGTTGCCGTATTTGCAGCCGAAGAACCACAAGCGAGATAAAGAACAAAGAACTCAAtga
- the LOC130666044 gene encoding bifunctional methylenetetrahydrofolate dehydrogenase/cyclohydrolase 2, mitochondrial, protein MRVIKLISRVNCSREFHSTTSWRDAAVISGKAIAKEIKDELKKSVDSWVSSGKKRPRLVAILVGNDPASEVYVNRKVKAASSVGIDAETIRMKEDIGQENLIRKIRDLNADPRVDGVLVQLPLPGGFDEKEACHTVLPNKDVDGFHSENLGKLSTDSEGFVPATALAVRELILRSGIKTIGKNAVVIGRSKHVGLPTALLLHANGKGDTRALDMTTTICHIHTPREELMKLSKLADVLVSATGVPGLVTKEMIKPGACVIDVGITRVDTPDGRTKIVGDVDYEEVKKIAGFITPVPGGVGPMTVAMLMKNTFWAAEKNYLANK, encoded by the exons atgcgagtaattaaattaataagccGCGTAAATTGCAGCCGTGAATTTCACTCGACAACCAGCTG GCGGGACGCGGCTGTGATCAGCGGGAAGGCGATAGCTAAGGAGATAAAAGACGAGTTGAAGAAATCTGTCGACAGTTGGGTGTCGAGTGGGAAAAAACGACCGAGATTGGTGGCTATTCTTGTGGGTAATGACCCGGCGAGTGAAGTTTATGTCAACCGCAAGGTCAAGGCTGCGAGTTCGGTTGGAATTGACGCGGAAACTATCAGAATGAAGGAAGATATCGGCCAGGAGAATTTGATAAGGAAGATAAGGGATTTAAATGCTGATCCGAGGGTCGACGGTGTGTTGGTACAGTTGCCGTTGCCTGGAGGGTTTGACGAAAAGGAGGCTTGTCATACGGTCTTGCCCAACAAAGATGTTGACGGTTTTCACTCGGAAAATTTGGGAAAACTCAGTACTGATAGTGAAGGTTTCGTTCCGGCGACTGCTTTGGCTGTGAGGGAACTGATCCTCAGGTCGGGGATCAAAACCATTGGGAAGAATGCGGTGGTTATTGGGAGGTCCAAGCATGTTGGTTTACCAACAGCTTTGCTGTTACACGCCAATGGGAAAG GTGATACCAGAGCATTAGACATGACAACTACGATCTGTCACATCCACACACCGAGAGAAGAATTGATGAAATTATCAAAACTCGCCGACGTCCTGGTGTCAGCAACTGGAGTCCCCGGGTTGGTCACTAAAGAGATGATAAAACCCGGCGCGTGTGTAATCGACGTCGGGATAACCCGCGTCGACACTCCTGACGGAAGGACTAAAATCGTCGGAGACGTCGATTAcgaagaagttaaaaaaatagctGGGTTCATTACTCCCGTTCCTGGAGGCGTCGGCCCCATGACTGTCGCCATGCTCATGAAAAATACCTTCTGGGCAGCTGAGAAAAATTATCtcgcaaataaataa
- the LOC130666042 gene encoding glyoxylate reductase/hydroxypyruvate reductase-like yields the protein MSRPKVLITRGDIPVSGYNLLQQNCDLVEWKKTTPIPRADLQSMIAGVDGVFCLLTDKIDKQIIESAGPQLKVIATMSVGLDHLDLKILKERNIKVGYTPDVLTDATSELTVALLLATSRRIIEAERALRRGEWTSWSPTWMCGPGLAGSTVGIVGLGRIGARVAEYLHPFRVSRILYSSRSEKKSAEAFNGQRVPFDELLKESDFVIVTIAQTPETRGLFNAEAFSKMKKSSIFINVSRGEIVDQDALVHVLKNREIRAAGLDVMTPEPIPLDHELLKLDNCVLLPHIGSASTEVREKMSIITANNILAVLKGTPELMPSPLN from the exons ATGTCACGGCCAAAAGTGTTGATAACTCGTGGAGATATTCCAGTTTCCGGTTACAATTTATTGCAacaaaa ttGCGATTTAGtagaatggaaaaaaactACACCAATACCACGTGCGGATTTGCAATCAATGATAGCAGGAGTCGACGGCGTATTCTGTTTGCTGACAGATAAAATAGACAAACAAATAATAGAATCAGCGGGTCCACAACTGAAAGTAATCGCGACGATGTCCGTAGGACTGGACCACTTGGACCTGAAGATTTTAAAAGAGAGAAACATCAAAGTCGGTTACACTCCAGATGTTTTGACAGACGCGACCTCGGAGCTGACTGTCGCCCTGTTGCTGGCAACGTCTAGAAGAATAATTGAAGCCGAGCGCGCACTCCGAAG AGGAGAATGGACTTCGTGGTCACCAACGTGGATGTGCGGACCAGGTCTCGCAGGTTCGACGGTCGGAATTGTCGGTCTTGGTCGCATTGGTGCCCGAGTTGCTGAGTACCTTCACCCATTCCGCGTCTCGCGGATTTTATACTCCAGTAGAAGTGAAAAGAAGTCAGCGGAGGCGTTCAATGGCCAGCGAGTTCCGTTTGACGAATTGCTGAAGGAAAGTGATTTCGTTATTGTGACGATCGCCCAAACTCCGGAAACTCGAGGGCTGTTCAATGCTGAAGCATTcagtaaaatgaaaaaatcgagtatttttataaacgtCAGCAGGGGAGAGATCGTCGATCAAGACGCTTTGGTACACGTGTTAAAAAATAGGGAAATTAGGGCCGCTGGTCTAGATGTCATGACTCCGGAACCCATTCCATTGGACCATGAGCTATTGAAACTTGACAATtgtg ttcTCCTGCCACATATTGGAAGCGCGTCAACAGAAGTACGtgaaaaaatgtcaataataACAGCCAATAATATACTGGCTGTTTTAAAAGGAACTCCTGAATTAATGCCGTCTccattaaattga
- the LOC130665536 gene encoding thioredoxin domain-containing protein 15 — MMCLQSLTYIFIICAVISPVPGELEVSDPSTGDLNKTESEFGSNYNESDVAIDDNLLININDSSELIDDINGTVDGELIKEESDNETEISNATIIEPNRSDPVYKNYNNCLTDKIYGTVEIVNATRLMELLIIDPSPLNRTDNSTAKKDKSNPRTCLLVLFYSRWCVFSSQAAPHFNALPRFYPHIKAVAIDASKYQNFNMQFGIVGVPTLMFVYNGKPLVKFNETSYTLESFARFVTEYTGLKPNGSLYVTSADFGGPIPSTPSNETDYCLVLSWVFIAMCGIYFTLQSRWWKQFVELVQNTWRESNAQHEHTD; from the exons ATGATGTGTTTACAATCacttacttatatatttattatatgtgcag taATTTCACCTGTACCTGGAGAACTAGAAGTATCCGACCCAAGTACtggagatttaaataaaacagaatCAGAATTTGGCTCTAATTACAATGAGTCTGATGTTGCtattgatgataatttattgataaatattaatgattcATCGGAATTAATAGATGACATTAATGGAACAGTCGATGGTGAATTAATTAAGGAAGAGAGTGATAATGAAACGGAAATCAGTAATGCGACAATTATCGAACCAAATCGATCTGATccagtttataaaaattacaacaattgtcttactgataaaatatatggAACTGTTgag aTTGTCAATGCGACCCGATTAAtggaattattaataatcgatCCGTCGCCACTAAATCGCACCGACAACTCAACAGCCAAAAAAGACAAATCAAATCCACGGACATGTTTGCTCGTACTTTTTTATTCGCGCTGGTGTGTATTCAGTAGTCAGGCAGCTCCACATTTCAATGCATTGCCAAGATTTTATCCGCATATTAAAGCTGTTGCTATCGACGCATCAAAATACCAGAA CTTCAACATGCAATTTGGAATCGTCGGAGTACCGACACTGATGTTTGTCTACAATGGGAAGCCACTGGTTAAATTCAACGAGACATCTTACACACTGGAGTCATTCGCGCGATTCGTCACCGAGTACACGGGACTTAAACCCAACGGGTCGCTTTACGTGACGTCCGCGGACTTTGGGGGACCGATACCGAGCACGCCGTCTAATGAAACGGACTATTGTCTTGTGCTGTCATGGGTTTTTATTGCCATGTGTGGAATTTACTTCACACTTCAGTCTCGCTGGTGGAAGCAATTCGTCGAGCTAGTTCAAAACACGTGGCGCGAAAGCAACGCTCAGCATGAGCACACTGACTAa